The genome window ATTGATAGGAAGTAGTCGAAATGGATTGATTAAATATTTTAATCTCACCTGAGGTTGGTTTTACTAAATTTAAAATCATTTTCATAATCGTCGTTTTTCCAGCCCCATTCGGACCTAAAAACCCATAAATCTCCCCTTTCTTAACGTTCATATTGACATCCGAGACGGTCTCGATTCCTTTAAAGCTCTTACTTAATTGATGTATTTGAATAACGGTTTCCAAGTTATGTGCTCCTTACCAATTTGAATTTGTTACATTAAGCTTAATAAGTGAAAGTAAAATCAAAGTAAACTCGATGGAAAATGACAGTAATTTTTTTCAAGAGAGTAAGGATATAAGGATCAGAAGCTGTTATGATGAGATTGAAATGAGGGATAAAATTGGAAGCTGCAGAAAAAATCCTAATCGTAGATGATGAAATTGGCATCTTAAAGTTATTAGAAATTACGTTGAGGAAAGAAAACTTTATCAATATTGATACTGCATCGACAGGCAAAGGTACACTACAGCTTGTAAAAGAAAATCAGTACGATATTATTTTGCTCGATATCATGCTACCAGATATAAGTGGCTTTGAACTTTGTACAGAAATACGTAAGCAGACAAATACACCTATTATTTTTGTCAGTGCTCGCTCTACAGATTTTGATAAACTAACAGGATTGGGTATTGGTGGAGATGATTATATTACAAAGCCTTTTAATCCTTTAGAGGTCATCGCTCGAATAAAGGTCATCCTTCGACGTCAAAAAATGTATGAGAGTTCTCAGCAACAACAGAGCACAAAATTCGACTTTGGTTATTTTGCTCTTAACCCTGAATCTGCAACATTAATCGTTAACGATCAACTTGTCGAATGTACAGCTAAGGAGCTAGAGCTACTACATTTCTTTTGTAAAAATCCTAATCGCATTTTCACAACTTCACAGCTCTATGAATTCGTGTGGGGAAATGATGTATATGGCGAGGAGAAAACCGTCACGATTCATATTTCAAAGCTAAGGAAAAAGCTTGGGGATGATACGCGTAAACCTAAAATAATTGTGAATTTAAGGGGCATTGGGTATAAATTCATTCCACCAAAAGAGGATTCATTATGCGAATAAAAACTCGATTTACGTTACATCTTGCACTGGGGATTATTCTGTGGATGCTTTTGAGTGGTATTTGTATTGTTATCGGACTCGAAGGTATTCTCCCACTCTTTAAAAAATCTGTTAGTGAAGCTTATCAGAGTCTACTAGTCGCATGGATTTTCGGGTTTAGTACTATTGTTTGCATCGCTGTATTTGGTTGGTATTTCGGGGGTCCTCTTGGTTTTATAATGTCTTGGATCCATCAGCTATCACAGGAAAACTATACACAACCTGTTGGACTAACTAAAATCTACACCCGTAAAGGGAAGCTCCGTATGCGTTACATGTTATATCAAGAAGTACTTCAACACCTACAATCCTTATCAGGAAAATTAAAAGCTGCTGAAACAGAACGTGAAAAGGTTGAACAAGCAAAACAAGAATGGATTGCCGGTATATCACATGATTTAAAAACGCCATTAACGTATATTACAGGCTACTCCACTCTATTATTAAACGATCAATACGATTGGTCTAAGGAGGAAGCTCGTTCCTTTATTCAAGAAATCGCAGATAAAGGCAAGCATATGGAGGAACTTATTCAAGATTTAAGTCTCGTCATTCAGTTTAATAATACAGACGGAAAGTTACCGTTGCATAAAACCAACCAGGATATTGTGGATTTTACAAAAAGAATTGTTGCTAATATAAGCAATAATCCACAGGCAAATGACTATATATTGCATTTTAAAGCGGAAACTTCTGTAATCAACATTGACTTTGATACGAAATTCATGCAACGGATATTGCAAAACATTCTTATGAATTCCATTATCCACAATCCACCTAACACAGATATTTATACACAGATTGTTGATAGTAATAAGCATGTAGAAATCCACATTGTGGATAACGGCGTAGGGATGTCCACACACATGCTAGAAAATATTTTTCAGCAATATTATCGCGGAACAACAACAGATGCCTCCTCTGAGGGTACTGGGCTCGGCATGGCGATTGTTTATAAACTCGTTCAAGCTCATAACGGCACTATCTCTGTACAGAGCGAACCTTCTAATGGAACAACGTTTATTATTACAGTACCTAAAAAATAGAAACCCCACCTCTTAGAAGCTAACATCTAAGAGGTGGGGTTTTTGCCTAGTCACTTTTGAATGCCTTTTTATTTGATAACAAAAGCGCACAAAGAATAATAAATATTCCTATTATATGCTGCAATGCCAATGATTCGTTTAAAATAAAATACCCCATCAGTACACCAACTACAGGAACCATGTAATTACTAAAGGAAGCAAATAATGCTCCTCTTTTTTTAATTAATAGGTTATATAGCATGTAAACAATCCCCGCGTGGAAAATACCTAAAATAACAATCGAGGCCATTTGTAGCCTATCTATATCCAAATGTAATGGTCGTTCAAAGATAAAGGCTCCTGGTAACAATATGATTGTAGCAATCCATAATACATTTCGCATATGAATAACTGACGAACGATTATCTAATTTTTCCATCAAAATTAATGACAGTGCAAAACTAATTGCCGCCAATAAGAGGAGCGCATTTCCAAATACTGTTTCTGAGCCGCTCATTGCTTGTGTCGGCCATGATAGAATAACCATTCCTAAAAATCCTAAAAAAATACTGGAAAATTGAAACTTACTTACTTTCTTTTTAAAGAAAAGTACGAAAAGAATTAAAGTGATAATTGGTACTGTCGCTATAAGCATAGATGCAATGCT of Lysinibacillus agricola contains these proteins:
- a CDS encoding response regulator transcription factor, encoding MEAAEKILIVDDEIGILKLLEITLRKENFINIDTASTGKGTLQLVKENQYDIILLDIMLPDISGFELCTEIRKQTNTPIIFVSARSTDFDKLTGLGIGGDDYITKPFNPLEVIARIKVILRRQKMYESSQQQQSTKFDFGYFALNPESATLIVNDQLVECTAKELELLHFFCKNPNRIFTTSQLYEFVWGNDVYGEEKTVTIHISKLRKKLGDDTRKPKIIVNLRGIGYKFIPPKEDSLCE
- a CDS encoding sensor histidine kinase, which encodes MRIKTRFTLHLALGIILWMLLSGICIVIGLEGILPLFKKSVSEAYQSLLVAWIFGFSTIVCIAVFGWYFGGPLGFIMSWIHQLSQENYTQPVGLTKIYTRKGKLRMRYMLYQEVLQHLQSLSGKLKAAETEREKVEQAKQEWIAGISHDLKTPLTYITGYSTLLLNDQYDWSKEEARSFIQEIADKGKHMEELIQDLSLVIQFNNTDGKLPLHKTNQDIVDFTKRIVANISNNPQANDYILHFKAETSVINIDFDTKFMQRILQNILMNSIIHNPPNTDIYTQIVDSNKHVEIHIVDNGVGMSTHMLENIFQQYYRGTTTDASSEGTGLGMAIVYKLVQAHNGTISVQSEPSNGTTFIITVPKK
- a CDS encoding DMT family transporter, with product MSKYILLLLISCIWGSQFFFVALVTNDIGAVTLSLLKAIIGALCLSFISLFFKREKGSTDFKLYVGIAFFEVVLPFILIAQGQKYVSSSIASMLIATVPIITLILFVLFFKKKVSKFQFSSIFLGFLGMVILSWPTQAMSGSETVFGNALLLLAAISFALSLILMEKLDNRSSVIHMRNVLWIATIILLPGAFIFERPLHLDIDRLQMASIVILGIFHAGIVYMLYNLLIKKRGALFASFSNYMVPVVGVLMGYFILNESLALQHIIGIFIILCALLLSNKKAFKSD